The Chloroflexota bacterium genome window below encodes:
- a CDS encoding redoxin domain-containing protein — MTDHYGEIEGLDAIVLAVSADDLSGATSAAQNWGPPFPILYNSDTTVIENYGVLAGKISKPATFIIDKSGAIRWKYIGGDKADRPSPQAVLEQLRALEG; from the coding sequence CTGACTGACCATTACGGGGAAATCGAAGGGCTGGATGCCATCGTGTTAGCGGTGAGTGCGGACGACCTTTCCGGCGCGACATCGGCAGCACAGAATTGGGGACCGCCTTTTCCTATCCTGTACAACTCGGATACGACCGTCATTGAGAATTACGGCGTCTTGGCGGGCAAAATATCCAAGCCGGCGACTTTCATCATCGACAAGAGCGGCGCCATACGCTGGAAGTACATCGGCGGCGACAAGGCAGACCGCCCTAGTCCGCAGGCAGTATTGGAGCAGCTGCGCGCACTTGAAGGGTAG